Proteins from one Akkermansiaceae bacterium genomic window:
- a CDS encoding FAD-dependent oxidoreductase encodes MKVGFMRFSIGVFGAVMAVGSVCLAESVDLVVYGGSSAGIAAAVQVKKMGGSVIVIEPSMRIGGLTTGGLGQTDVGNKQVIGGLARRFYQDVRSYYDRPEVWKWMKKEEFYALSLNRARRNDDALWVFEPGAALSVYENWVSEHDIEIVFGERLDRTEEGKAADRGDGYWVAKPGAVAKGVLKEGNRIKAIVMESGKTFSGKMFMDATYEGDLMASAGVSFTIGREGKAIYGETLNGVQAGHARSHQLVEGVDPYVKPRDPSGGLLHGIDPKGPGEELSSDHRIQAFCFRMCLTDHEKNRIPFRKPDGYREDWYELLFRNYEAGYKGVPWINSTMPNRKTDTNNGRGFSTDFIGMNYEWPQGSYEKRNELKAAHLLYQQGLMWTLANHPRVPEEVRAVVSKWGMTKDEFTEGGGWQEQLYVREGRRMISDLVMTQDHCQHVKEVGDSIGMAAYNMDSHHTQRYVTAEGHARNEGDVQVRVKPYSVSYRSIVPKESECSNLVVPIALSSSHIAFGSIRMEPVFMILGQSGATAAMQAIREGKALQRIDYPKLKERLIADDQILKSEGSALSLPAKKFNGIIADDSDAEMMGGWLRGRLKAGVNDGYLFLPADHKAPAKAIYRLKSDRAGKYQVQISGVPKGARSSKTSIRVNGKNFLVNQKRAGTVEEIWTPVTIVSLEGAGVVIVEISNDEADGPVIADAVRLIPME; translated from the coding sequence ATGAAAGTAGGATTTATGAGATTTTCGATTGGTGTGTTTGGTGCAGTGATGGCCGTAGGTTCGGTTTGTTTGGCCGAATCGGTCGACCTCGTTGTGTATGGAGGGAGCTCGGCAGGTATCGCGGCGGCGGTTCAGGTAAAGAAAATGGGAGGCAGCGTGATCGTCATTGAGCCTTCCATGAGAATCGGCGGACTGACGACAGGAGGGCTCGGGCAGACGGATGTAGGGAATAAGCAAGTAATCGGCGGGCTGGCGCGACGCTTTTACCAGGATGTGCGATCATACTACGATCGTCCTGAAGTGTGGAAGTGGATGAAGAAGGAGGAGTTCTACGCCCTTTCCCTGAACCGGGCACGGCGGAATGATGATGCGCTCTGGGTCTTCGAGCCGGGTGCCGCACTTTCCGTCTATGAGAATTGGGTGAGCGAACATGACATTGAGATCGTTTTTGGTGAACGTTTGGATCGGACGGAAGAAGGCAAAGCGGCGGATAGAGGCGATGGTTATTGGGTGGCGAAGCCAGGCGCTGTGGCAAAGGGCGTGCTAAAAGAAGGAAATCGGATCAAGGCGATCGTCATGGAATCCGGAAAGACATTCTCGGGAAAAATGTTCATGGATGCGACGTATGAGGGTGACCTGATGGCCTCGGCCGGGGTTTCGTTCACAATAGGGCGAGAAGGTAAGGCGATTTACGGGGAGACGCTAAATGGAGTGCAGGCGGGGCATGCGAGGTCCCACCAGTTGGTGGAGGGAGTGGATCCGTACGTGAAGCCGCGTGATCCTTCAGGAGGACTGCTCCATGGGATCGATCCGAAAGGGCCCGGTGAGGAACTTTCAAGCGACCACCGGATCCAGGCGTTCTGTTTCCGGATGTGTCTGACGGATCATGAGAAGAACCGGATCCCGTTCAGAAAGCCGGACGGCTACCGGGAGGATTGGTACGAGCTGTTGTTCCGCAACTACGAGGCCGGCTACAAGGGTGTGCCTTGGATCAACTCGACGATGCCCAACCGAAAGACGGATACGAACAATGGGCGCGGTTTCTCGACCGATTTCATCGGCATGAATTACGAATGGCCCCAGGGCTCGTACGAAAAGAGGAATGAACTGAAGGCCGCGCATCTTCTCTATCAACAGGGGCTGATGTGGACTTTGGCGAACCATCCCCGCGTGCCGGAAGAGGTGCGCGCGGTGGTTTCGAAATGGGGAATGACAAAGGATGAATTCACGGAGGGTGGAGGCTGGCAAGAGCAGCTTTACGTGCGCGAAGGACGGAGGATGATCTCCGACCTGGTCATGACCCAGGACCACTGCCAACATGTGAAGGAAGTTGGCGACTCCATCGGGATGGCGGCATATAACATGGATTCCCACCACACCCAGCGATACGTTACCGCGGAAGGCCATGCCAGAAACGAAGGTGACGTTCAGGTTCGTGTAAAACCCTACTCCGTCAGCTACCGGTCAATCGTGCCGAAAGAGAGCGAATGCTCGAATCTGGTGGTGCCGATCGCTTTGAGTTCCAGCCACATTGCTTTCGGCAGTATCCGGATGGAGCCCGTTTTCATGATTTTAGGCCAAAGCGGTGCAACGGCGGCGATGCAGGCGATTCGGGAAGGAAAAGCACTGCAACGGATCGATTACCCCAAACTCAAAGAACGCTTGATTGCGGATGACCAGATTCTGAAGTCGGAAGGATCGGCGTTAAGTCTGCCGGCGAAGAAATTCAATGGTATCATCGCCGATGACAGCGATGCGGAAATGATGGGCGGATGGCTGCGGGGGCGGCTGAAAGCGGGGGTGAATGATGGATACCTCTTCCTGCCGGCGGATCACAAGGCACCGGCGAAGGCAATCTATCGATTGAAATCAGATCGTGCGGGAAAATATCAGGTTCAGATCAGCGGCGTTCCAAAAGGAGCACGTTCTTCAAAGACGTCAATTCGGGTCAACGGGAAGAATTTCCTGGTGAACCAAAAGCGAGCTGGAACGGTGGAAGAGATCTGGACCCCGGTGACGATTGTCTCATTGGAGGGTGCCGGGGTCGTGATCGTTGAGATCAGCAACGATGAAGCAGACGGGCCGGTCATCGCCGACGCGGTTCGGCTCATTCCCATGGAGTGA
- a CDS encoding AAA family ATPase — translation MCSADGKLAKANGHALILLGCRLRLPAELDHEITRIDFELPGPSELGTVLNGIVESAKLASPEEAEREEILHAALGLTTIEAENVFALSVVESGKLDPAVISREKARTLKRNGLVEVIETKPSLDAIGGLDDLKQWLEMRKLAFSTEAKEFGLPAPKGLLIVGIPGTGKSLTAKATATAFGIPLLRLDMGKVFGGIIGQSEANLRSVIQTAEAIAPCVLWIDEIEKGFSGTKSSGSTDGGTTARVFGSFLSWMQEKEKPVFVVATANDVTKLPPEFVRKGRFDEMFFVDIPTATERGMIWQVVVKKHWRKPTDFDTVELARVTEQFTGAEIEAVFIEAMFTAFSENRTPKLRDVARAALDTRPIIHQMDTEIARLRDWARGRAREAGGDDPVPKKRSRRRFEEN, via the coding sequence TTGTGCTCAGCGGACGGGAAGCTCGCCAAGGCAAACGGCCACGCGTTGATCCTGCTCGGCTGCCGCCTGCGGCTTCCCGCCGAACTGGATCATGAGATCACTCGCATCGACTTCGAGCTCCCGGGGCCATCCGAACTTGGAACCGTCCTCAACGGCATTGTCGAATCCGCCAAGCTCGCCAGTCCGGAGGAAGCGGAACGCGAGGAAATCCTCCATGCCGCGCTCGGCCTTACGACCATCGAAGCTGAGAACGTCTTCGCCTTGTCCGTTGTCGAAAGCGGCAAGCTTGATCCTGCGGTCATCTCCCGCGAAAAAGCCCGCACGCTCAAGCGCAACGGTTTGGTGGAAGTCATCGAAACCAAACCCTCGCTCGATGCCATCGGCGGACTGGACGACCTCAAGCAATGGCTCGAAATGCGGAAGCTCGCGTTCAGCACCGAGGCGAAGGAATTCGGTCTCCCCGCACCGAAGGGCCTGCTCATCGTCGGGATCCCCGGTACCGGCAAGAGCCTGACGGCGAAGGCGACCGCCACCGCGTTCGGTATCCCGCTGCTCCGGCTCGACATGGGGAAGGTCTTTGGCGGGATCATCGGCCAGAGCGAGGCGAACCTCCGTTCCGTCATCCAGACTGCGGAGGCCATCGCTCCGTGCGTGCTGTGGATCGACGAGATCGAGAAGGGATTCTCCGGAACGAAAAGCAGCGGCAGCACCGATGGCGGTACCACCGCCCGGGTCTTCGGCAGCTTCCTTTCATGGATGCAGGAGAAGGAGAAACCGGTCTTCGTGGTCGCCACGGCGAACGATGTGACAAAACTTCCGCCGGAATTCGTCCGCAAGGGCCGCTTCGACGAGATGTTCTTCGTGGACATCCCGACGGCGACCGAACGCGGAATGATCTGGCAGGTCGTCGTGAAAAAGCATTGGCGCAAGCCGACCGATTTCGACACCGTTGAACTCGCCAGGGTGACCGAACAATTCACCGGCGCGGAGATCGAGGCGGTGTTCATCGAAGCGATGTTCACTGCTTTTTCGGAGAACCGGACGCCCAAGCTGCGCGATGTGGCACGGGCCGCGCTCGATACCCGTCCGATCATCCATCAGATGGATACCGAGATCGCCCGTCTCCGTGATTGGGCGAGAGGTCGGGCAAGGGAAGCAGGAGGCGACGATCCCGTTCCGAAGAAACGGTCCCGCCGCCGCTTCGAGGAAAACTGA